The sequence below is a genomic window from Flavobacterium sediminilitoris.
TAGCTGCTTTTGAAGCATATCCTTCTTTTGCTGCTTTACTTAACCGTGCACTAAAGTTATATTTTGTTCCTCCCATGATTAAAATGTTTTACCAAATAAGTATTCGTATCTTGTTTTTGCTATTTCGAATTGGATTTTTAGGTTTCTGATATTCAAAGACAATTCAATGTCTCTTTGTACAAAAATATCAGGATTGAAATCGGCAAAGGTTAAACTGTTTTTGTCTAATGGACTGATGTCGATACAACTTTCTTGTTCTCTTTCTAATCGTTTTATTTTTAATTCGATGTCTTCAATGCGTCTTTTATAAATGAGTTCTGAGTCTTCTGCTATGGCTTTGGCTCTGTCTTCTCTTATTTGATCGTTGTTTCTTCGTAAAGCGTCAACGAATCTTGGTTTTAAATCGTCACTCATATTTTTAGTTTTTATAGTTTTGATATATATATGTTTTCTTGTTATTATTCTTTAGTTATTTCAACTCAAATATACGTTTGTAAAAGTTCTTTTATATCATCATAAATAATGATTTTCTTGTCTAATCTAATTTCTCCCTTTTTCATTTGGATATAATGTTTGCACTACATCGCTTTGCCAAAATTCTTTCGTTTCAATATCTAAACAAGTTAGTTTACCCATGAAAGCTGCTCCAGTATCAATATTCCAAACGTTAGCTTTATTCATAGGGGTATCAATACCGTAGTTTATAGTTGGAGTATGTCCAATATAAATTTCGTTATAATGTTTTAATCGTTTTGGATATAATTCACTAGTTTTTTTAAGATGTTTATCCATAGCTACTGCTGTTTCCCATAAGGTTCTATCAAAATAATAATCAGACTCGTTTTGTTCTTTTTCAACACCATGAATAGACGTAAATCCTGCATGAAGGAACAGCTTACTGTTTTTATGTATATAATAATTTTTCAAGTTCTGAAAAAACACCTTGTGATTTTCGTTAATTATATAACCTGTTTTTAAATAACTCTCTTTGGTTGATTTCCCTCCATGTTCTTCCCAAACAGGATTTGATGCTCCTAATTCCAACCATCTTCCACACCACAAATCATGATTTCCTTTGATAAAAATACATTCTTGATTTTCAGCAGTTTTTATTAAAAACTGAACTGTTTCTGCTGATTCGTTCCAACCATCAACGTAATCTCCTAGAAAAATTAATCTATCATCAATAGTGATTTTAGCTCTTTCAAACAATTGTTGTAAAGCTCTTAATCCTCCATGAATATCTCCGAAAACGAGTGTTCTTTTTTGTTTCATTGTTAAAATTCAATATATGCTGCTGGTACTTCATTGGTTAACCAAACTCCGTTTTCTGATATGTAAAATTTGAAACCGTCTTGGTACATTTTTGGTGCGTTGATACTCAAAATTACAGGTTTCCCTCTTCTGCTTCCCACTTTTATGGCTGTTTCTCTGTCTTGACTCAAATGCACGTGTTGTCTGCTCATTTTTTGTAAGCCTTCTTTTCGAATGGCTTGTATGAATTTATAGACTGTTCCATGATATAAAAAATGAATGGGTTCGACTTCTTTTAATTCTAATTCGATCGAAATGGAATGTCCTTGACTGGCTCTTATTTTAGTCTTGTCTTCATTGAAAGCGAATCGTTTTTTATCATTGTTTTCTACTACGTAATCGAGTAGCGCATAATCTAATTTCTTATGAAATTTATTACATTGTGTAATGAGCTCGTCTACATTTGCCCAACCGTTTTCGTCTAGGGTTAAGTCTATTTTTTCTGGTGCATGTCTTAGTACTAAACTAAGGAATTTGCTTGTATCTTTTGTTATTTTTTCGTTCATAATATTATATTAAACTCCGCTTGAGTTTATAAAAGTTGTTCGTACAACTTATAATTTTCTTCATCAAAACAGACAAAGGTTATTTCTTGTATGCTTTCAACAGGAAATTGCTTTACTGTTTCAATGGCTATTTTTGCTGCTTCGTTTTTAGGAAAGTGATAAATTCCTGTGCTTATGTTTGGAAAAGCGATAGATTTTAATTCATACTTTTCTGCTAATTGTAAGCAATTTTTATAACAACTAGCTAATAACAGTTTTTTCTTTTCTTTATCTCCATTCCAAACGGGACCAACGGTATGAATCACATATTTTGAAGGTAAATTTCCTGCTGTTGTAATAACCGCTTCACCAACTGCGCAACCTCCTTGCTTATTTCGAATCGCTACACATTCTTCTAAAATAGCTTTTCCACCCGCTCTATGAATCGCTCCATCCACTCCACCGCCACCTAGCAAGGAAGTATTGGCTGCGTTTACGATTGCGTCAACTGTTGTTTTTGTTATGTCGCCTTGTGTTAGTATTAGTTTCATATATACATTTCGCTACGCTGGAGCGGGTTTTAATTTATGGGATTTCCGTTTAAAATATCTTTGCTTACTTTTCCGATTGGTAAACGAAATACTGGAATTTTGATATTAAATTGCTTTACCAATTCTTTAATTTTCAAATCAATTTCTTCTGTGTGATAACGAGAAGAAAAATGCCCCAAAATGAGTTGGTCAATAGTACAATTACTTACCATTTCCATTACTTCTTCTAGTGAACTGTGACTGTTTTTTTTAGCTTTTGTATTGGTTTCTGCTTTTGTTAAAAAGGTTGCTTCGTGTATCAATACTTTGGAATTATCATAACGCTTATAATCTACCACTGGTGTGTCTCCAGAATAGGAAAGAATATTCGTTTTTAGTTCTTCCAAAACAAAATCATCTCCTTTTTCTTGTCGTAAAGCTCTTAATTGTGTTGGTTCTAAATTAGTAAATTCGGGTTTTAGTTTCTTTTTGGTTTCCCAAACTTTATAACTTAAACTCTTTATCATTCCATTTTTGGTGACAACATGCTCGTTTTCTATAGCTTCTACACTAATTTTCTCTTTTACATCAATTGTTTGATTTTTATCAATGGCTTGCCAAGTTGTTCCTTTTGCATGCGGATCGAAATTGGCAAAAAACTGATTTAAAAATGGAAATGACTGTGCGTCTTTTGGATAATATATCTTTGGTTGATGAATTGAGAATAATTGATTATACTGCAACAATCCAGTAAGATGATCTCTATCGGCATGAGAAATGAATATGTTTTTTATTTTTCCGCATTTACTCATCAAACCCGATGTTAATCCGTCTCCAGCATCGAAAAGGATTCCTAGTTCTTCTATAAAATACCAAGTAGCAAATAAGGCTGTTGAATATCCGTGTATGGTTAGTTTCATATATATGTCGCTCCGATGGAGCTGGTTTTTTTATTATAAATATTGAACTCCTCTGGAGTTTTATTTCTTATTGATTACTTCTTAATTTTTCAATTAAATGAATAGTTTTAAATTTTTCTTATATTTTTTCACTTATAAG
It includes:
- a CDS encoding metallophosphoesterase — protein: MKQKRTLVFGDIHGGLRALQQLFERAKITIDDRLIFLGDYVDGWNESAETVQFLIKTAENQECIFIKGNHDLWCGRWLELGASNPVWEEHGGKSTKESYLKTGYIINENHKVFFQNLKNYYIHKNSKLFLHAGFTSIHGVEKEQNESDYYFDRTLWETAVAMDKHLKKTSELYPKRLKHYNEIYIGHTPTINYGIDTPMNKANVWNIDTGAAFMGKLTCLDIETKEFWQSDVVQTLYPNEKGRN
- a CDS encoding RNA 2'-phosphotransferase encodes the protein MNEKITKDTSKFLSLVLRHAPEKIDLTLDENGWANVDELITQCNKFHKKLDYALLDYVVENNDKKRFAFNEDKTKIRASQGHSISIELELKEVEPIHFLYHGTVYKFIQAIRKEGLQKMSRQHVHLSQDRETAIKVGSRRGKPVILSINAPKMYQDGFKFYISENGVWLTNEVPAAYIEF
- a CDS encoding O-acetyl-ADP-ribose deacetylase, whose amino-acid sequence is MKLILTQGDITKTTVDAIVNAANTSLLGGGGVDGAIHRAGGKAILEECVAIRNKQGGCAVGEAVITTAGNLPSKYVIHTVGPVWNGDKEKKKLLLASCYKNCLQLAEKYELKSIAFPNISTGIYHFPKNEAAKIAIETVKQFPVESIQEITFVCFDEENYKLYEQLL
- a CDS encoding MBL fold metallo-hydrolase, which translates into the protein MKLTIHGYSTALFATWYFIEELGILFDAGDGLTSGLMSKCGKIKNIFISHADRDHLTGLLQYNQLFSIHQPKIYYPKDAQSFPFLNQFFANFDPHAKGTTWQAIDKNQTIDVKEKISVEAIENEHVVTKNGMIKSLSYKVWETKKKLKPEFTNLEPTQLRALRQEKGDDFVLEELKTNILSYSGDTPVVDYKRYDNSKVLIHEATFLTKAETNTKAKKNSHSSLEEVMEMVSNCTIDQLILGHFSSRYHTEEIDLKIKELVKQFNIKIPVFRLPIGKVSKDILNGNPIN